A DNA window from Buttiauxella agrestis contains the following coding sequences:
- a CDS encoding carbamate kinase: protein MKTLVVALGGNALLQRGEALSVENQYRNIDKVASALARLAKDFRVAVVHGNGPQVGLLALQNQAYKEVAAYPLDVLVAESQGMIGYMLAQRMAQQPHMPPVTAVLTRMLVDREDPAFTFPEKFIGPVYSPEQQPALEAQHGWLMKADGRYIRRVVASPAPLKIIDSEAIELLLKHNHMVVCSGGGGVAMVEGKNGLEGVEAVIDKDLAAALLAQQIDADGLLILTDADAVYENWGAPQQRAIRRATPDALAPFAKSDGSMGPKVAAVSSFVRQHNKPAWIGALDQIEQILAGEAGTCIAL, encoded by the coding sequence ATGAAAACTTTAGTCGTAGCTCTTGGCGGGAACGCGCTGCTACAGCGTGGTGAAGCGCTGAGCGTGGAAAATCAGTACCGCAATATTGATAAAGTGGCGAGTGCGCTGGCGCGGCTGGCGAAAGATTTTCGCGTTGCGGTGGTGCATGGCAACGGCCCGCAGGTGGGGCTGCTGGCACTGCAAAACCAGGCGTATAAAGAGGTCGCGGCTTATCCGCTCGATGTTCTGGTGGCCGAAAGCCAGGGCATGATTGGCTATATGCTGGCGCAGCGTATGGCGCAGCAACCACATATGCCGCCAGTTACCGCCGTGTTGACGCGTATGCTGGTGGACCGCGAGGATCCGGCGTTTACATTCCCCGAAAAGTTCATCGGCCCGGTTTATTCCCCGGAGCAACAACCCGCCCTTGAAGCGCAGCACGGTTGGCTGATGAAAGCCGATGGGCGCTATATTCGCCGCGTCGTGGCGTCACCGGCTCCGCTGAAAATTATCGACAGCGAAGCTATCGAACTGCTGTTAAAACATAACCATATGGTGGTGTGCAGCGGTGGCGGCGGGGTGGCGATGGTCGAAGGCAAAAATGGGCTGGAAGGGGTGGAAGCGGTGATTGATAAAGATCTGGCGGCGGCGTTACTGGCGCAACAGATTGACGCTGACGGGCTACTGATTCTGACCGATGCCGATGCGGTGTATGAAAACTGGGGCGCGCCACAGCAACGGGCAATTCGCCGGGCAACACCCGACGCGCTGGCACCGTTTGCTAAATCAGATGGTTCAATGGGGCCAAAAGTGGCGGCGGTCAGCAGTTTTGTTCGCCAACACAACAAACCAGCATGGATTGGGGCGTTGGATCAGATTGAACAGATTCTGGCGGGTGAAGCCGGAACCTGCATCGCGTTGTAA
- the purK gene encoding 5-(carboxyamino)imidazole ribonucleotide synthase, with protein MKRVCVLGNGQLGRMLRQAGEPLGIAVYPVGLDAEPEAVPFAQSVITAEIERWPETALTRELARHNAFVNRDVFPIIADRLTQKQLFDKLELATAPWQLLSGRDEWTSVFQNLGELAIVKRRVGGYDGRGQWRLRSHETDQLPDDCYGECIVEQGINFSGEVSLVGARGHDGTTVFYPLTHNLHQDGILRTSVVFPQANIEQQQQAEAMLSAILHELNYVGVMAMECFITPAGLLINELAPRVHNSGHWTQNGASISQFELHLRAIVDLPLPQPVVNSPSVMVNLIGTDLNYDWLKLPLVHLHWYDKEVREGRKVGHLNLNDSDTGRLSASLEALVPLLPAEYASGIAWAQSKF; from the coding sequence ATGAAACGCGTCTGCGTATTAGGGAATGGTCAGTTAGGCAGAATGCTGCGCCAGGCGGGTGAACCGCTGGGCATCGCCGTTTATCCGGTTGGCCTTGATGCCGAACCTGAAGCCGTGCCATTTGCACAAAGTGTTATCACCGCAGAAATTGAGCGCTGGCCTGAAACCGCCCTCACCCGTGAATTAGCGCGTCATAACGCGTTTGTGAATCGTGATGTTTTCCCGATTATCGCCGACCGCCTGACGCAAAAGCAGCTATTCGATAAGCTCGAACTGGCTACCGCACCGTGGCAACTGCTCTCTGGCCGTGATGAATGGACGAGTGTTTTCCAAAATCTGGGTGAGTTAGCCATTGTGAAACGCCGCGTTGGCGGTTACGACGGGCGCGGACAGTGGCGTTTACGCAGCCATGAAACCGATCAGTTGCCTGACGATTGCTATGGCGAGTGCATCGTTGAGCAAGGGATTAACTTTTCGGGCGAAGTTTCGTTAGTAGGCGCTCGCGGTCACGATGGCACAACCGTGTTTTATCCGCTGACGCATAACCTGCATCAGGACGGCATTCTGCGCACCAGCGTGGTGTTCCCACAGGCGAACATTGAGCAGCAGCAACAGGCGGAAGCCATGCTTTCGGCGATTTTGCACGAGCTGAACTATGTTGGCGTGATGGCGATGGAGTGCTTTATCACTCCCGCCGGGTTGCTGATTAACGAGCTTGCGCCGCGCGTGCATAACAGCGGGCACTGGACGCAAAACGGCGCATCCATCAGCCAGTTTGAACTGCATCTGCGGGCGATTGTGGATCTGCCACTACCGCAACCGGTGGTGAACTCGCCTTCAGTGATGGTCAATCTTATCGGCACCGACCTGAATTATGACTGGCTGAAACTGCCACTGGTTCATTTGCACTGGTACGATAAAGAAGTGCGCGAAGGTCGCAAAGTCGGCCATCTCAACCTGAACGACAGCGATACCGGCAGACTGAGCGCTTCTCTCGAGGCACTGGTACCGTTGCTTCCAGCGGAATACGCCAGCGGCATTGCCTGGGCGCAAAGTAAGTTCTAA
- a CDS encoding DUF2877 domain-containing protein, protein MSECLLPLLRSRQAPAFRQLWRVAGVYPRTINLAANDGALLTLHRAGEGVSPMGWVLRHDDHQRLRLALKRDTPISVTEKGLNLAGYHLVAPQRECSLRLPDNPAEPSLQTSLLYCNAETGLYGPLSTIASQPLPVELRQFQRSFRASLAGKMVNWCRMLGKGPGLTPTHDDILVGMLLAGWYHRRLNAECGAHFFDASVDLRATTTQVSVNYLRFAAQGVFSSPLLHFAHSLTSPARLPFATRQLLSLGHTSGADTLLGFWLGQRVVL, encoded by the coding sequence GTGAGCGAGTGCTTATTACCGTTGCTGCGGAGTCGTCAGGCTCCCGCATTCCGCCAGCTTTGGCGTGTCGCGGGAGTATACCCACGCACCATCAATTTAGCCGCCAACGACGGCGCTTTGCTTACGCTGCACCGCGCCGGTGAAGGTGTCAGCCCGATGGGATGGGTGCTGCGCCATGATGATCATCAGCGCCTGCGGCTGGCACTTAAGCGTGATACCCCAATCAGCGTTACCGAGAAGGGGCTGAATTTAGCCGGATATCATCTGGTTGCGCCTCAACGTGAGTGCTCGCTTCGCTTGCCGGACAACCCGGCTGAACCCAGTTTGCAAACCTCGCTGTTGTATTGCAATGCGGAAACCGGGCTTTATGGCCCGCTTTCTACGATTGCCAGCCAGCCGTTACCGGTAGAGTTACGCCAGTTTCAGCGTAGTTTCCGCGCATCGCTTGCAGGCAAGATGGTGAACTGGTGCCGGATGCTCGGGAAAGGCCCAGGTTTGACGCCGACTCATGACGACATTCTGGTCGGCATGCTGCTGGCAGGCTGGTATCACCGTCGATTAAATGCAGAATGCGGCGCGCATTTTTTTGACGCCTCCGTTGATTTACGCGCGACGACAACGCAAGTGAGCGTTAACTATCTGCGCTTTGCCGCACAGGGCGTGTTCTCCTCGCCATTACTGCATTTTGCACATTCATTAACTTCACCGGCTCGCTTGCCGTTTGCCACCCGGCAGTTGTTATCGCTCGGACACACTTCGGGCGCGGATACTTTGCTGGGTTTTTGGTTAGGGCAGCGGGTCGTGCTGTAA
- the mnmH gene encoding tRNA 2-selenouridine(34) synthase MnmH gives MQNARPNTQDYDHLLRNGTALIDVRAPVEFSQGAMPGALNLPLITDEERAAVGTCYKQHGQQAAVKLGHSLVHGEIREARLQKWLAACRENPQGYLCCARGGMRSHLVQQWLREAGVDYPLVEGGYKALRHYAMDVIETRSRWPMILVSGNTGGGKTILIRSLPTGVDLEGLAHHRGSSFGRTIVEQPSQTNFENNLAVTLLKKSDGGEVTWVIEDEGRMIGSRHIPECFREQMLRSPIVVIEDPFEQRLERLKTEYFQQMSSAFLSIHDEETAWQNYGEYLHHGLFAIRRRLGLERFAQFSKHLDNALELQRKTGSVEGHLAWLAPLLEEYYDPMYRYQLSKKAGNIVFRGDYSQVESWLRSRT, from the coding sequence ATGCAAAACGCTCGTCCTAATACTCAAGATTATGACCATCTGCTGCGCAACGGTACGGCGCTTATCGACGTGCGCGCGCCGGTTGAATTCAGCCAGGGAGCGATGCCTGGCGCGCTGAATTTACCGCTGATAACCGATGAAGAGCGTGCAGCCGTAGGCACTTGCTACAAGCAGCATGGGCAGCAGGCGGCGGTGAAATTAGGGCATAGTCTGGTTCATGGCGAAATCCGCGAGGCGCGTTTGCAAAAGTGGCTTGCCGCCTGCCGCGAGAATCCGCAGGGTTATTTGTGTTGCGCGCGCGGAGGAATGCGTTCGCATCTGGTTCAGCAGTGGTTACGCGAAGCGGGCGTTGACTATCCGCTGGTCGAAGGCGGTTATAAAGCACTGCGCCATTACGCAATGGACGTGATTGAAACCCGTTCACGCTGGCCGATGATTTTGGTCAGCGGTAACACCGGCGGGGGCAAAACGATTCTGATTCGCTCGCTGCCAACCGGTGTTGATCTTGAAGGGCTGGCGCACCATCGCGGTTCCTCATTTGGCCGCACGATTGTGGAACAACCCTCGCAAACGAACTTTGAAAATAACCTTGCTGTTACCCTGCTGAAGAAAAGTGACGGTGGCGAAGTCACCTGGGTTATTGAAGATGAAGGCCGCATGATTGGCTCGCGCCATATTCCTGAATGCTTCAGAGAGCAGATGTTACGTTCACCGATTGTGGTGATTGAAGACCCGTTTGAGCAGCGTTTAGAGCGCCTGAAAACCGAATATTTCCAGCAAATGAGCAGTGCGTTTTTGTCGATTCATGACGAAGAAACGGCCTGGCAAAACTACGGTGAATATTTGCATCATGGCCTGTTTGCCATCCGCCGTCGTTTAGGCCTGGAGCGTTTTGCTCAGTTCAGCAAACATCTGGATAACGCGCTGGAATTGCAACGTAAAACCGGTTCCGTTGAGGGGCATCTGGCCTGGCTTGCGCCACTGCTCGAAGAGTATTACGACCCGATGTATCGCTATCAGCTCAGCAAAAAAGCGGGAAATATTGTGTTTCGTGGCGACTACAGCCAGGTCGAATCCTGGCTGCGCAGCCGGACATAA